In the Labilithrix sp. genome, GAGTTCGCGCGGTACCAGAGCTTCTCGGACTTCTCCCAGCCGATGCCGGTCTTGATCGTGACGTTCGACACCTTGTTCGTGCCGCCCACCGTCATGAGGTAAGCGGCGTTGTTGATGATGCCGCTGTTGATGTGAACGCCGCCTTCGTCCTGCGTCGTCTGGACGAACTCGTTCATGTGCCGCGGCTGCGGCTCGAGGCCGCCGCGCGGGTCCACCATGTCGCGGAGCGGCTTCCCCGACTTCACGACCTGCTCGCCGAGGAGCCAGTTCTTCTGCGCGTCCGGCGCGACCGTGTGCTCGATGAAGGCGCCGAAGATGTCGGAGACCGCCTCGTTGAGCGCGCCCGACTGGTTCTTGTAGATGAGGTTCGACGTCTTCTCGATGACGCCGTGGGTGAACTCGTGCCCGACGACGTCGAGGCTCACCGAGAGCGCGCGGAAGAGCTGACCGCCGTCGCCGTAGATCATGCCGGTCTTGATCCACGCCGCGTTGTCGAACTGGCGGCCGAAGTGGACCGTCGACTGGAGCGCGCCGCCGTTGCCGTCGATCGCGTTCCGGTTGTGGACCGTCCTGTAATACTTCGCGACCGCGGCCGCGTTGAAGTGCGCGTCGACCGCCGCGCCCGCGCCGTTCTGGGTGCGGTCCCACGTCGTCGTCGAGTTGGAGGTGACGATGTTGCCGGGCGCCACCTCCTGCTGCTGCGCCGTGAACGTCTGGATCGACACGCCCGTGCTCGTGTCGACCATCTGGAAGCCGCCGGCGCCGTTCGAGACCTCGAACTGCTTGTCGTCGTTGAGGACGCCCTTGCCCGACGCCTGGATCGTCTGCAGATCGTTGCGGCGATCGAGGATGTCGCCCGTGTGCGCGTCGACGTTGACGACCCAGATCGCCGGGTGCTCCGCCGCGAGCGCGCGGACGTGGAACTCGTACGCGAGCCTTCCCTTCGCCTTCGAGCCGTCCTTCGTCGGCTCGGCGTAGACGACGAGCTCGCCCGCGTCGGCCTCGAGCGAGCTCTCGTCGACGACGCTCCGCGAGAGCACGTCGGCCTTCACCACCGCGAGCGCGTCCTTCGCCTCGAAGCGCGGGTTCACGTCGACGTCGTCGAGACCCGCGACGTAGTTCGCGTCGATCGAGGCGAGGCGGCCCTCTCGATCGTAGTGCGCCATCACCTCGGCGCCGCGGACCGGCACGCCGTGCACCGTCTGCTGGAAGCGCGCGTGCGCCATGCCGAGCGCGTCGGACTCGGTCTTCTCCGCCGCGAGCTCGAGGCCCGGGTCGCGCATCTTGAAGAGCGCGCGGTTCTCGTTGAGGACGGCGAGCGTGCGGACGTGCGGGTTCTCGCCACGCTGGAGGACGCGCGCGCCGGTGCGCTTCGCGGAGAGGTGGAGCGGCGTCTTGAGCTCCTCGTGCTGGAGCCACGTCCAGCGCTGGTGGGTGGTGGTCTCGAGCGCGTCGAACGCCTCGAGCTGCTGCATCGTCACGCCGTCGGTCGGGAGCGGCGGCAGCGCCGGCTCGTCCTCCGCCTCGGTGCTGCAGCCGCCCGCTGCAGCAAGGATCCCGAAGGCAACGAACGCAAGCTTCCGCATTGTCACTCGAGTGTCGCAACTCGCGGGCCAACTCGCCAAGGCCGGCGGCGGTCCACTCCCGTCAGAAATGACCGCCGGCTCGGTTCCCGGTCGTCGCGAATCGCGCCAAATCGGCAGGGATTGTCGAGATCCACCTGAGTGCGAGGTGAGCAAGGTGGAACGACCGCGATCCATGACCTACAGCCACGTAGGGTGTACGAATCCCGCGCTACGGCCTCGACAGGATCACGGAGAGCTCGGGCGGGACGATGCCGTAGCCCTCGGCCGCGGCGAGGAGGCCGGCGTTCGAGGCGACGTTGGAGAGGAAGTCGCGCGCGTGCGGGGTGCCACGGAGGCCGTTCACGCGCGTGACGAGACGCGGAAGGCCGCGCGCAATTGCATGTTTTGCTTCGGCGGTGCGACCGAGATCGAAGAGCGCGTCGTGGAGCGCGAGGAAGATCGGCGCCTCGTTGAGGAGGCTCGGCGAGCCGTCCTCGATGAGCGACGCCGCTTCGGTCGCGAGCTCGACCGCGCGCTCCGCCTGACCGAGCCGGCGCTCCGCTTCGCTCCAGAACCCGAGCGCGACGGGCACGACGTCGAGCATCTTCGTCGCGCGATACCCACCCGACGCGGTCTTCAGCAGCGTGCGCGCTTGCTCGGCCGCGTTCGGCGGCGCGCGCGTGCCCGCGTCGGTGCGGAGGAGCTCCGCGCCGCGATAGAAGAGGACGCCGAGCGTCGCGCGATCGTGCGGGACCCACGCGCCCGAGACCGCGTTGTCGGCGATCGCGCGCGGATCGGCGAGGAGCGTGTCGTGCGCGGAGTCGGAGCCGAACGTCGCGGTCCAGCAGAGCAGGTTCATCTGTCCGTGCCGCACGGTGCCGGGGGAGCCGACCGCCTGCGCGAGGGCGATGCCGCTCTCGATCGCCGCGCGCGCTTCGTCCTTCGCGCCCATCGTCGTCAGCGCGAACCCGACGTTGATGTTGAGCGTGGCCTCGCGCGTCTTGAGGCCGGCCTCCGACGCCGCGCGCACCGCGCTGCGACGCGCTTCGAGGGCGGCGCCGACGTCGCCGCGCGCCTGACGGACGACGGCGAGCGTCTGGTACGCGTCGACCGCGGCGCCCGGCAGCGAGTGGTCCCGCGCGAGCGCGAGCAGCGAGTCGGTCCACGCGGCGGCCTTGTCGAGCTCGCCCGCGAACGCGTAGCGCGCGGCGAGATCGGCGGCGGAGCGCGCCTCCTCGTCCCAGAGCCCCGCCGCCTTCGCGCGACGAATGACCTCCTCGAGCGACGCGCTCGTGTCCGGCCGGCCGCCGCACGCGTTCTCGTAGCGCACGCGCGCGCCGAGCGCACGCACCGCGCTCGGCTCGTCGTAGACCGCCTCCTGCATCGCGCGCACCGCCGTGTCGCGCTCGCCCGCGCGCGCGTCGAGGCGCACCCACGCTTCGTCGAGGAGCTGCGCGCGCGCGAACTGGGTCGGGTTGTCGATCGCGAAGTCGAGCGACTTCTCCGCGAGGCGCACCGCTTCTCCGAGCGCGCTCGCGGCGAGGGCGCGCCGCGCCGCCTTCTCGACGTAGACCGCGGCCTCGACCGGCTGCCCTCCGAGCTCGAGGTGACGCGCGACGATCGCGTCGTCCTCTCCCATCTTCGCGAGCCAGTGCCCCGCCTCGGTGTGGAGCTCCTTCAGGTGCTCCTCGCCGAGCGACGCGTACGCGACCTCGCGCGTGAGCGCATGCTTGAACGCCCACTCGCGCGTGTCCTTGAAGCGCGACGACGCTTGCTCGAGGACGACCTCGGCCGTGGTCAGCACCTTCATGACCTCGCCCGCGTTCTTCACCCCGAGCGCCTCGAGCCCCGCGTCCCAGACCTGGAGCCCGAAGATCGAGAGCTTCATCGCCGCCTCGCGCACCTCCTCGTCGAGCGCGTCGAGGTGGACCTGGATCGCGGCCTCGATCGTGGGCGCGCTCGCGGCGTCGCGACCTTGATGGGCGAGGCGCGCGAGCTCCTCCGCGAAGAGCGGAGAGCCGCCGGCCTGCGCCGAGATGCTCTCGACCAGCGCCTCGCCTTCGGGCGACGTCGCCTTCTCGCCGAGGATCGCCTTCGCGATCGCGCGCACGGTGCGGCGCGCGAGCGGGCGGAGCTCGATCCGGACGTGGTCGCGGCCGTTCCAGCGCGCGGGATCGTCGCGCCAGAGCGTGGGCCGCGCCGTCGCGAGGACGAAGACGGGGTGCCCCGCCGCGCGCGCGAGCAAGTGATCGATCCACGAGAGCGACTCGAGGTCGGCCCACTGCGCGTCCTCGATCGCGATGACGAGCGCGGACTCGCGCGACATGCGGAGCGCCATCTCCGTGAGCGCGATCCACAGCGCGTCGCGCGCGGCGCGGCCGTCGGCGCCCTCCGGCAGCGGCACGTTCGCGATGAGGCGAGCGACGAGGTCGCGCGCCTCCGGCTCCCCGAGCCCGAGCCGGCCGAGCAGCGCGTCGATCGCGGTCCCGGACGCGTCGAGGTCGGCGCCCTTCGACACGCCGGCGAGGCCGCGCGCGACGTCGGCCATGATGCCGAGCGCGTGGCTCTTCGCGAACGACTCCGCGCGCACCATGACGACGCGCGGGGACGACGGATGCGACGCTACGCGCGCGAGCGCCTCGCGGCGGAGGCGCGTCTTGCCGATGCCGGGCGCGCCGGTGAGCGTGACGATGATCGGCGTCTCGTCCTCCATGCAGCGCTCGTACGCGCTCACGGCCTGGGAGAGGTCCGCCTCGCGGCCGACGAACGGCGAGCCGCCCGCGATCTCCTTCTTCGCGGTGACCTTCGGGCCCACGACCGAGGTGCCGTCGGCGCGGACTTGCATCTCGAAGCGGCCGCGCGCGAGCTCGCTCGTCGTCGTGTCGGCGAGGACCTGCGTCTTCTGCGCGTCGCGCGCGAGCGCGGCGGCGCGGTCGACGACCTCGCCGGTGGGGCGCGTGCGATCGATGCGCGTGCGCCCGGTCGCGACGCCGACCTTCGAGCCCATCTTCGCGAGGCGGAGCCCGAGGTCGAGCGCGCGCGCGGCCTCGTCGCCGAGCGCCTTCTTCACGCCGAGGTGCGCGACGATCGCGTCGCCGCCGAGCTCGGTCGCCTCCGCGCCGCGCGCGCGGAGGTGCGCGATGAGACGCTGGCGCGCGGGCCCCTTCGGCACGTGGGTCGCGAGGATCGACGTGACGAGGCGCGAGCCGCCCGACTTCGACGCGGTCCCCGACGCCGAGAGCACGATCTCGCCCATGCTCATCGGCATCTGCTCCGAGATCGGCGCGCGGATGGGGACGACCTCGTGCTCGACGTCGGCCGCGATCGCGCGGAGCCGCATCGCGACGTCGGCGGCGCGGGCGGGGCGCTCCTCCGGGTGCGTCGCGAGCATCTCGCAGAGCAGGTCGTCGAGCGACACCGGCGCTTCGGTGTACACCTCGCCGAGGCGCGGCGCGGGCGTGGTGACGAGGCGCGCGAGGATCGCGATCGGGGTCGGGCCGACGTGGGGCGGGCGCCCCGCGATCATCTCGAAGAGCGTGGCGCCGAGGGCGTAGATGTCCGACCGCGGATCGACCTCCGCGTCGCCGCGCGCCTGCTCCGGCGCCATGTACGCGGGCGTGCCGATGATCGCGCCGGTGCGCGTGAGGCGCGCGTCCTCCGCCGACGCGACGCCGAAGTCGACGAGCTTCGCCTCGAGCGGCCACGTGTCCTCGCCCGCGCGACTTCCGACGAGGATGACGTTCGACGGCTTGATGTCGCGATGCACGATCCCGACGCCGTGCGCGTACGCGAGCGCCTCCGCGACCTGCGCCGCGACCTCGAGGCAGCGCACGAACGAGAGCGGCGCGCGCTTCTGGCGCTGCTGGATGTCCTCGCCTTCGAGCCACTCCATCGCGACGTAGGGGTGCCCTTCGTCGAGCTGCCCGAACGCGACGACGCGCACGATGCCGGGGTGGCTGAGGCCGGCGAGGACGCGGCCTTCGCGGCCGAAGCGCGCCTCCTCGCCGGCGTCGACGCCGGGGATCGCGATCACCTTGAGCGCGACGGGCGCGCCCGACACCTCGTCGCGCGCGCGGTACACGATGCCGACGCCGCCGCGCCCCACCTCTCGCTCGATGACGAAGCGCTCCGCGAGGAGCCCCTGGAACGCCGAAGCGGTCACGGCGTCAGCGTACCACGCGTCTCACGGCGCGCAGCAGAGCGTAGGCTCGGGCGCCGGGTCGGGGCTCGCGCAGATCGGCGCCCGAAACGTGAGATCGAGGCGCGTGCCGTCGGCGTAGGTCACCGCCAGCGTCCCCGCGAGGAGCGAGCTCGTCTTCTCGGAGATCGTGAGGCGGAAGCCCTGATCGAGCGGCGCCTCGTCGATCGGGTTCTTCGCGCAGCTCGCGCCCAGCTCGGAGAACGCGCGCGCCTCGAGGCCCGTGCTCGCGTCGTAGGTGCCGGGTCCGAAGGTGGCCGGCTCCGCTCCGCGCGCGGTGATCTGGACGCCCCACTCGTCGACGGCGCCGGGCTTGGTCGTGCTCTCGCGCACGGCGCAGACGTGGGTCCAGCTCGAGAGCCCGATCGTGAGGGTGCGCCGGTGTTCGAGCTGGCCGTTCGGGCCAGGGACCGACGTGAGGTGCTCGAGGACGTAGACGTCCTTCACGGTCGGTCCCACCCGCGGATCGGCGAACGTGAAGGTCGCGTCGGCGGGGAGCGCGGGCAGCTCCGCGCAGGTGAAGCTCGGTCGCGCGGCGGGCGCGGGCGCGGACTCCGGCTCGGGCGGGGGCGGGGCGTCGTTCGTCGTCGTCGTGGCGGCGGGGGCAGGCGGCGGCGGCTCCGCGTCGAAGGCGGCGCACGCGGAGAGGGAGAGGAACGAGATCGCGGCGGCGGCGCGGATCACTCGTTCTCCTGCGCGGCGCAGCACGTCGAGTCTCCCTCGGCCGCGGCGCAGATCGGCGCGGTGAACGTGAACGTCGTCTTCTGGCCGCTCCAGTCGCGCACGTCGACGCTGCCCTCGATCTCGGTGTCGGTCGCGGCGGTGATCTTGATCTTGCCGCGTGGGGCTCGGTCGGCAGCGCCGCGGCGGCTGGAAGCGCGCACCTCGCCCTCCTCGAGCGGCGGCACGCATGCCTCACCCGCCTCGGCGGAGAGCTCGCGCGCGTCGAGCTCGCCGACCGCGACGGCGCCGTCCTTCAAGCGCGTATGGAAGCGGAGCTCGTTGACGCGCTGGTGCGCGAGCTTGTTCGTGCGGTAGCCGCACTCGTGCCCGGTCTCGGTGAGCGTGATGACGAGCTCTCCGTTCGACACCGTCGCGTAGACGTCGACGGGCTCGATGTCGAAGAAGCCACTCACGGCGGTGACGGCGAGCTTGCCCGCGGGGGTCGTCGACTTTCCGGCGAGCGTCGCGCACGTCTCGACGACGGGGCCGGTGGGCGCGGGCTCGGCCTCCGGCGCGGTCTCGGTCGGCTGGGCCTCGGGCGTCGTCTGCGCGGCGGGGTCGGTCTTCTCGGCGGGCGCGGCCGGCTGCGTCGCGGCGGCGGGCTGCTCCGCGGCGTCAGGCGCGGGATCGGCGCCGCTGCACGCAACGAGGGTCGACGTGAGGACGGCACCGAGGAGCGGGAGCTTCATGCCGAGGCCTGGTTGCAACCCGCACGCCGATCGCGATCGCGCGGGAAATTCCCCGCGATCGCGGCGTGATCATCCGGGGTCTGGGCGCTCGCCGCGGATCGCGCCGCGTGTCGTATCAGGTGCTCGTCTCAGGTGCTCGTCTCGGTGCTCGCGACGATCTTCTTCCCGAGGCCGACGATGAACATCTCGTAGCTGTTCGCGCGCGTGCCTTCGGGGCGGATCCCGCGCTCCTCGGTGAAGAGGCGCCGCGTCTCGGCCTTCGCGAGCGGGAGGTCCTCGCCCATGAAGATCTTGCCGACGAAGGAGCCGCCCGGTTTGAGGAACTTCTCCGCGACTGCGAGCGCGCGCATGAAGAGCTCGAAGCTCCGCGTCTGATCGCCGAGGCGGTTGCCGGTCGTTCGCGGTGCCATGTCGCTGAGGACGACGTCGAACGGTCCGTGCTCGGCGATGACGTCGTTGTCGAGCGCGAGCGCGTCGCCGACGATCGCGGTCGCGTTCGGCGGGAGCACGGTGTTCAGCGGCTCGAGGTCCACCGCGAAGAGGTGCCCCGTCGCGCCGATCTTCTGCGTCACGTAGAGCGACCAGCTCCCAGGCGCGGCGCCGAGATCGATGACGCGCTGCCCGGGCTTCAGCAGCTTGATGCGCCGATCGATCTCCTCGAGCTTGAACACGCTGCGCGCGGGGTAGCCCTGAAGCCGGGCCTCACGCGTGAACGAGTCCCCGCCCTTATAGGTGTTCTTCGCTCCTCGGCCGCTACGGGCTCGCGCCATGCCCCTTCCTTTGCCGCAGCCCGCGCCGCCGGTCACGTTCTTTTGCGGTCAGGGGCTTCGCCCCCGACACCCCCGCGCGCCGGTTCCCCGCGGACGCGACTCGACCGCTTCCGCGCGCCGCCCTCCCCGCGCAAGGACGCGACTCGGCTGCGGGCTCGCGTCGTCCCTTCAGTTGGCGCAGCATGCGGCGCCGGTCACGTCATTCCTTCGTGCCTCGGGGCAGATTGGGGCGACGAACGCTAGCTGGATGCGGTGGCCGTCCACGTCGCGCACGTCGATCTTGCCTTCGAGCGAGGTCTCCGTCATCGCCGTGATCGTGACCTTGCCGCGCGCCGTTTGGGCGCTGATCGCCGTGCCGATCGCGGCCGGGGCCGGCTCGGTCAAGCACGCGGCGCCGCCCCCCTCCCGCACGATCGACTCGGCGACGACCTGGAACGGAACGGCCTTGTCGCGGACGGGGAGCGTGACGGAGAGCTCGTCGACGTCGGCGTGATTGAGCCCGTTCGCGCGATAGCTGCATTCGTTTGCATGCTTCGACAGCGTGATGGTGATGCGCCCTCCGTTCACCGTCGCGAAGACGTCGACCGGCTTCATCGCGTACGCCTTGTGGATGCGCACCTCGGCGAGCTTGCCCGCGGGCGGAGCGGCCGCGATCGACGCGCACGTCACCGGAGCCGGCGTCGCGCTGGGCTCCTCGACCGAGGTCGATTCCGTCGCCCCCGTCGTATCGCGCTCGTCCTCTTCTGCCGGCGGCTCTGACGGCGTGGCCGCGATCGACTCGGCGATCGGGACGTCGGGAGCGAGACCATCGGAGCCCTCGCACGCGAGGACGAGAGCGAGAAGAGGAGCGAGCGAGGCGACGCGAACCATCATGCAAACCCCAACAGCAACCCCCGCGCCGCCGCACGCACCTCGGAATTTCCGAGGCCGCCCACGCACGCGACCGCGCGCGGGCCCCATTCACGATGGAGAACCCGCCTGGTCAGCTCCCCGCCGCCTGCGCTCTTTCGCGGTCAGGGGCTTCGCCCCCGACACCCCCGGCCCAGAACACGGCCCGCCGAAGCAGCGGGTCGCTTCGCTCTTTCGCGGTCAGGGGCTTCGCCCCCGACACCCCGGGCCCAGAACACGGCCCGCCGAAGCGGCGGGTCGCTTCGCGACCGCTGTGGCGGCCGCGTTCTGGGCCGGGGCCTGCAACGGAGATGGAAAATTCCATGCGGATCTCGCCGCGTCGCACACGCGCGCTGGAGGTCGCCTTTGGATCGGGACGGATCCCGGAGACGCGATTGATCGGCGCGAAACCCGCGGTTTTCATGGGGCGAGTCGATGGACTGCGGGTTGCACTATCCAGGGCAACCGCCATGAACCTCCGCTGCACCTTCCACGTGAGCCCGATGACCGCGACGCCCGCCAGCCAGCCGGAGCGCCCGCGGATGCCGAGCGTGGTCGACATCGAGGTCGACTTCGTGGACGAGCCCGCCCCCCGCGGCCGCTCGGTCGAGACCTGGACGCGCGCGCGAGGCTGGGGCTCCGAAGACTGAGCCTTCGGGCTCGCTTCTTCGCGAGCTCACGCGAGCTCGCGAAAACGAAGACGCCGGTCTGCCTCGAGGGTAGGACCGGCGTTCGTGTTTCGGAGCAGAGGCGCGGCTCAGCGCTTCTTGCGCTCGCGGCCCTTCACGCCGTGGCGGATGACGACGAGGCCGTTCTCGGGGCCGGGGATGCCGCCCTCGATCATGAGGAGGTTCTTCTCGGCGTCGACGCGGGCGACCTTGAGGTTGAGGACGCTGACCGTCTCGTTGCCGTACTGACCCGGCATCTTGAGGTTCGGGAGCGTGCGGCCCGGCGTCATGTTCGTACCGATCGAGCCGCCGTGGCGGCGGTACTCGTGCGTGCCGTGCGTCTGCACGAAGCCGGCGAACGACCAGCGACGGACGACGCCGCTGAAGCCGCGGCCGCGCGTGGTGCCCTGCGTGTCGACGATCTGGCCCGGCTGGAAGAGGTCCGCGAGGTTGACCGACGCGCCGACCTCGAACTTCGCCGCGAACTCGTCGTCGCAGCGGAGCTCCTTCAGCGTGCGCTTCGCCGTGACGTTCGCCTTCTTGAACGCGGCCTGCTGCGCCTTCGCGAGGTGCTTCTCCTTCGCGTCGGTGAGGCCGAACACGACCGCGACGTACCCGTCCTTCTCCTTCGTGCGCTTCCCCGCGACGACGAGCGAGCTCGTGTCGATGACGGTGACGCGCTGGACGGTGCCGTCCTCCTTGTAGAGCTGGGTCATGCCGAGCTTCTTGCCGATGATGCCGGGCTTCGTATTCATGCTTCGCGATCCTCTGCGCTCGTTCGTGGGTGGTTCTTCGTGTTCCAAGGACCGGGCGGCGTTCGCGAGGACGGGTCCGAGCGCGTGGACCCGGGAGCCGAAGCTCCACGCCTTCAGTCCAATGAAGGGCCGGCGTATATCGTCGCCCGGCCGCCCGGCGTCAAGGCTTACGAGAGCTTGGCGATCAGGTCCTTCACGCCTTGCACGTGCTCGTTCGCGCTGAGCTGAGCCTTGAAGACGCCGGCGATCGTGCCCTTCTTGTCGATCACGTACGTCACGCGCGCGAGGCGGCCGAGGAGCTTCGTCAGCAGGTTCTCGGCCTCGTAGGTCCGCGCGAGCTCGCGGTTCGTGTCGGCGACGAGCGCGAACGGGACCGCGTACTCCTTCGCGAAGCGCTCGTGGCTGTCGTCCGAATCGGTCGAGATCCCGATGACCTCCGTGTCCTTGTCGGCGAGATCGGCGTACGCGTCGCGGAAGCCGCAGGTCTCCCGCGTGCAGACCATCGTGAAATCGCCGGGATAGAAGTAGAGGACGACGTTCTTCTTGCCGATGAGCTCGGAGAGCCTCAGCGACTTGCCGGAGCTGGACCGCACGTCGAAGTCGGGCGCCGTCTGGCCTACGCGTAGTGTCATGACGCTCCGCTCCTTAACACGATGCGACCCTCGTTGACACGTCTGGGGTCACATGCTTTAAAGCGCGCCCCCGCAAGGCAGAAACGCCTGGGTTTTCCCCAGCTTTTCCGAAGGCCTACCGAGGGATTCTGGAGAGATTTGGTCATGCAGAACGCAAAGATCGCCGAGATCGAAAAAGAGCAGCTCCGTGAGGGTACGCCCGACTTCCGCGTCGGCGACACGGTTCGCGTGCACTACAAGATCGTCGAGGGCGACAAGGACCGCATCCAGGTCTTCCAGGGCGTCGTCCTCAAGCGCCACCGCGCCGGCGCGCGCAGCACGTTCACCGTGCGCAAGGTGAGCTTCAGCGTCGGCGTCGAGCGCCAGTTCCTCACCCACTCGCCGCGCATCGACAAGGTCGAGATCGTGTCGCGCGGCGTCGTCCGTCGCGCGCGCCTCTTCTACCTCCGCGACCTCGCCGGCAAGGCCGCCCGCGTCCGCGATCAGAAGGACGTCTGATCCGTCGCGCGAGCACGAGCTCGAGCTCGAGAGGCCTCGCCCGCACACCGCGGCGCGAGGCCTTCGTGCATTTCTGCGCGCTACTTCTTCGTGCCGTCGAGGAGCTCTTTCACCGTGAACGCGTCCGCGCGGCGTGAGCCGTAGCGGTTGTAGATGACGGTGCGGTCCTTGAAGACGCCGCGCCGGTGAAACTCGGCGATCTCCTCCACCGTGAACGGCCCCTTCCCCATCGCGTCCGCGCTCGCGAGGACGATGTACTTTTCACCAGAAGACATGGGGCAAGTCTATCAGGCCCCCATGAGCACGTACGCCTCGCGGACCTCGCCTCCTTTCGACGCATGCCGCCACCCGCTCACACCTACATAGAGAGAAATGCGTGCTGACAGCCGTGGCATGCGCTCTCGGTTCGCGGACGCATGCCGCGACTGGCACGATCGTGGAGCGCCGGCAGGGCGCTCTGCGATCGCTCCTCTGTAGGTCGGTTGCGTCATCAGGGATTGCCCAAGGGCCGGATGCTACCGACGCCTTTGACACAAGGGGGAGGCCTGCATGG is a window encoding:
- the rplC gene encoding 50S ribosomal protein L3 encodes the protein MNTKPGIIGKKLGMTQLYKEDGTVQRVTVIDTSSLVVAGKRTKEKDGYVAVVFGLTDAKEKHLAKAQQAAFKKANVTAKRTLKELRCDDEFAAKFEVGASVNLADLFQPGQIVDTQGTTRGRGFSGVVRRWSFAGFVQTHGTHEYRRHGGSIGTNMTPGRTLPNLKMPGQYGNETVSVLNLKVARVDAEKNLLMIEGGIPGPENGLVVIRHGVKGRERKKR
- a CDS encoding peptidase M4 family protein — translated: MRKLAFVAFGILAAAGGCSTEAEDEPALPPLPTDGVTMQQLEAFDALETTTHQRWTWLQHEELKTPLHLSAKRTGARVLQRGENPHVRTLAVLNENRALFKMRDPGLELAAEKTESDALGMAHARFQQTVHGVPVRGAEVMAHYDREGRLASIDANYVAGLDDVDVNPRFEAKDALAVVKADVLSRSVVDESSLEADAGELVVYAEPTKDGSKAKGRLAYEFHVRALAAEHPAIWVVNVDAHTGDILDRRNDLQTIQASGKGVLNDDKQFEVSNGAGGFQMVDTSTGVSIQTFTAQQQEVAPGNIVTSNSTTTWDRTQNGAGAAVDAHFNAAAVAKYYRTVHNRNAIDGNGGALQSTVHFGRQFDNAAWIKTGMIYGDGGQLFRALSVSLDVVGHEFTHGVIEKTSNLIYKNQSGALNEAVSDIFGAFIEHTVAPDAQKNWLLGEQVVKSGKPLRDMVDPRGGLEPQPRHMNEFVQTTQDEGGVHINSGIINNAAYLMTVGGTNKVSNVTIKTGIGWEKSEKLWYRANSQYFMQSTGFEQAAAGVMSAAKDIGLTQNEQNIVDCAFKATGIVQGACATIASTDTPGTTSGGTGDVDPEGSSTTNTPSSTDDDDDDDTTTTKKKPKKKRAVTTETSGCNTTGTGPNAGSLLAVLGLAALLGTRKRRR
- a CDS encoding RlmE family RNA methyltransferase, encoding MARARSGRGAKNTYKGGDSFTREARLQGYPARSVFKLEEIDRRIKLLKPGQRVIDLGAAPGSWSLYVTQKIGATGHLFAVDLEPLNTVLPPNATAIVGDALALDNDVIAEHGPFDVVLSDMAPRTTGNRLGDQTRSFELFMRALAVAEKFLKPGGSFVGKIFMGEDLPLAKAETRRLFTEERGIRPEGTRANSYEMFIVGLGKKIVASTETST
- a CDS encoding peroxiredoxin, giving the protein MTLRVGQTAPDFDVRSSSGKSLRLSELIGKKNVVLYFYPGDFTMVCTRETCGFRDAYADLADKDTEVIGISTDSDDSHERFAKEYAVPFALVADTNRELARTYEAENLLTKLLGRLARVTYVIDKKGTIAGVFKAQLSANEHVQGVKDLIAKLS
- a CDS encoding protein kinase — its product is MTASAFQGLLAERFVIEREVGRGGVGIVYRARDEVSGAPVALKVIAIPGVDAGEEARFGREGRVLAGLSHPGIVRVVAFGQLDEGHPYVAMEWLEGEDIQQRQKRAPLSFVRCLEVAAQVAEALAYAHGVGIVHRDIKPSNVILVGSRAGEDTWPLEAKLVDFGVASAEDARLTRTGAIIGTPAYMAPEQARGDAEVDPRSDIYALGATLFEMIAGRPPHVGPTPIAILARLVTTPAPRLGEVYTEAPVSLDDLLCEMLATHPEERPARAADVAMRLRAIAADVEHEVVPIRAPISEQMPMSMGEIVLSASGTASKSGGSRLVTSILATHVPKGPARQRLIAHLRARGAEATELGGDAIVAHLGVKKALGDEAARALDLGLRLAKMGSKVGVATGRTRIDRTRPTGEVVDRAAALARDAQKTQVLADTTTSELARGRFEMQVRADGTSVVGPKVTAKKEIAGGSPFVGREADLSQAVSAYERCMEDETPIIVTLTGAPGIGKTRLRREALARVASHPSSPRVVMVRAESFAKSHALGIMADVARGLAGVSKGADLDASGTAIDALLGRLGLGEPEARDLVARLIANVPLPEGADGRAARDALWIALTEMALRMSRESALVIAIEDAQWADLESLSWIDHLLARAAGHPVFVLATARPTLWRDDPARWNGRDHVRIELRPLARRTVRAIAKAILGEKATSPEGEALVESISAQAGGSPLFAEELARLAHQGRDAASAPTIEAAIQVHLDALDEEVREAAMKLSIFGLQVWDAGLEALGVKNAGEVMKVLTTAEVVLEQASSRFKDTREWAFKHALTREVAYASLGEEHLKELHTEAGHWLAKMGEDDAIVARHLELGGQPVEAAVYVEKAARRALAASALGEAVRLAEKSLDFAIDNPTQFARAQLLDEAWVRLDARAGERDTAVRAMQEAVYDEPSAVRALGARVRYENACGGRPDTSASLEEVIRRAKAAGLWDEEARSAADLAARYAFAGELDKAAAWTDSLLALARDHSLPGAAVDAYQTLAVVRQARGDVGAALEARRSAVRAASEAGLKTREATLNINVGFALTTMGAKDEARAAIESGIALAQAVGSPGTVRHGQMNLLCWTATFGSDSAHDTLLADPRAIADNAVSGAWVPHDRATLGVLFYRGAELLRTDAGTRAPPNAAEQARTLLKTASGGYRATKMLDVVPVALGFWSEAERRLGQAERAVELATEAASLIEDGSPSLLNEAPIFLALHDALFDLGRTAEAKHAIARGLPRLVTRVNGLRGTPHARDFLSNVASNAGLLAAAEGYGIVPPELSVILSRP
- the rplS gene encoding 50S ribosomal protein L19, yielding MQNAKIAEIEKEQLREGTPDFRVGDTVRVHYKIVEGDKDRIQVFQGVVLKRHRAGARSTFTVRKVSFSVGVERQFLTHSPRIDKVEIVSRGVVRRARLFYLRDLAGKAARVRDQKDV